In one Rugosibacter aromaticivorans genomic region, the following are encoded:
- a CDS encoding enoyl-CoA hydratase/isomerase family protein: MTPTIRRTRENDIATVTLCNPGKLNALNAAMWQQLHAVMRTLSDDDSLHCIIVRGEGAAFAAGGDLEEFHTARATVDLALAYHEAVGAALAAIEHCAVPTVAAILGPCIGGGLEIACACDLRIAGHSAKFGAPIMKLGFSMYPGELHGLLAIAGPAVTKEILLEGRLFTADEAYAKGLLTRVTEDAQVFTEAHATACRIAAGAPLVARAHRQWITRLSTGQPLTLEEKREAFRFLETADYQEGLAAFLEKRPPRFRGC, translated from the coding sequence ATGACACCCACGATACGCCGCACGCGCGAAAATGACATCGCTACGGTGACGTTGTGCAACCCCGGCAAGCTCAACGCCCTCAATGCCGCCATGTGGCAACAGTTGCACGCCGTCATGCGCACGCTGAGTGATGACGACTCTTTGCACTGCATCATTGTGCGCGGTGAAGGCGCAGCCTTTGCCGCCGGAGGCGACCTGGAAGAGTTTCATACCGCCCGTGCCACTGTGGATCTAGCTCTTGCTTACCACGAGGCAGTGGGTGCGGCACTGGCCGCGATCGAACACTGTGCCGTGCCCACGGTTGCCGCTATTCTCGGCCCATGCATCGGTGGCGGGCTGGAAATTGCCTGCGCTTGTGATTTGCGCATCGCGGGCCACAGCGCCAAGTTCGGCGCACCGATCATGAAGCTCGGATTTTCAATGTATCCCGGTGAACTTCACGGTTTACTCGCCATCGCAGGCCCGGCGGTTACCAAGGAAATTCTGCTCGAAGGCCGCTTATTCACTGCAGACGAAGCCTATGCCAAAGGCTTGCTAACACGCGTCACTGAAGATGCGCAGGTGTTCACTGAAGCGCACGCCACCGCCTGCCGCATTGCCGCAGGGGCGCCCTTGGTGGCAAGAGCGCACAGGCAATGGATCACCCGCTTATCTACCGGACAGCCGCTCACGCTGGAAGAAAAACGCGAGGCATTTCGTTTTCTTGAGACAGCAGATTATCAAGAGGGCCTTGCCGCCTTTCTCGAAAAACGCCCACCACGATTTCGGGGCTGCTAA
- a CDS encoding multidrug effflux MFS transporter, with protein MKISQQHFAFLLAALSAIGPFAIDTYLPAFPEMAQQLGASALQIQQTLTFYLIPFGFMMLWHGTLSDALGRRRIILAGLLLFVLASLLCAFATRIEMLWLGRALQGMSSGVGMVVGRAMVRDVLHGAHAQRLMAKVAILFAIAPAVSPIVGGYLLRFYDWQGIFIFLALFTGLLLAACLAWLPETLAVEKRQSLHPLKLLRAYQDVLSHGMFNRLAMASAFTFNAFFIYVVAAPVFLIRHLGLTPQSFAVMFVPQVAGMMIGSFLSGRFAGRLTHRRTIVISYAVMAVAASLNLVINLVLPPSLPWSILPLPLFACGMSLSMPNMQLLVLDLFPERRGLTSSTMSAISTLVGALSTALIIPLLWDSTLGLSLGMAGFLVLGVISFALTRTLDEAHAGA; from the coding sequence ATGAAAATTTCACAACAACACTTCGCTTTTTTGCTGGCCGCACTGTCTGCGATCGGTCCGTTTGCGATTGATACTTATTTGCCGGCTTTCCCGGAAATGGCGCAGCAACTGGGCGCGTCGGCGTTGCAGATTCAGCAAACGCTCACCTTCTATCTGATTCCCTTTGGTTTCATGATGCTGTGGCATGGCACGCTATCAGATGCCTTGGGCAGGCGACGCATTATTCTTGCCGGGCTATTGCTGTTCGTTCTGGCATCATTGCTGTGCGCTTTTGCTACGCGCATTGAAATGTTGTGGCTTGGACGCGCGTTGCAAGGGATGTCGTCAGGTGTGGGCATGGTAGTGGGCCGGGCCATGGTACGTGATGTGCTGCACGGCGCTCACGCGCAGCGGCTGATGGCCAAGGTAGCGATTCTTTTCGCCATTGCGCCGGCCGTTTCACCTATTGTGGGTGGCTACCTTTTGCGCTTTTATGACTGGCAGGGAATTTTTATTTTTCTTGCACTGTTTACGGGCTTGTTACTCGCTGCATGCCTGGCCTGGCTGCCCGAAACGCTCGCGGTGGAAAAGCGGCAATCGCTGCATCCCCTGAAATTATTGCGGGCTTATCAAGACGTGTTGAGTCATGGGATGTTTAATCGCCTGGCGATGGCCAGTGCGTTTACTTTCAACGCATTTTTTATTTACGTCGTGGCGGCGCCCGTATTTCTTATTCGCCATCTTGGGCTGACGCCACAATCGTTTGCGGTCATGTTTGTGCCCCAGGTGGCCGGCATGATGATCGGTTCTTTTTTGTCGGGCAGATTCGCGGGGCGGCTCACGCATCGGCGGACTATCGTGATCAGCTATGCGGTCATGGCGGTTGCTGCCAGCTTGAATCTGGTGATTAATCTGGTTCTGCCACCGAGCCTGCCCTGGTCGATTTTGCCACTGCCCTTGTTTGCTTGCGGCATGTCGCTCTCGATGCCCAACATGCAGTTACTGGTTCTCGATTTGTTCCCCGAGCGGCGGGGGTTAACCTCCAGCACCATGAGTGCGATCTCTACGCTGGTTGGTGCACTATCAACCGCCTTGATTATCCCGCTGCTATGGGATAGCACGTTGGGTCTGTCATTGGGTATGGCGGGATTTTTGGTGTTGGGTGTGATTAGCTTTGCGCTCACCCGAACATTAGACGAAGCTCACGCAGGCGCGTAA
- a CDS encoding FAD-dependent oxidoreductase → MSALHFPTLFSPLQVGAHVLKNRAIMGSMHLRLETMDRPLQRQAMFYAERARHGVALMVTGGFSPSAEGLLEEGGPLLADPEQAEKLRGITEAVHAEGGRILLQILHAGRYARIPSPVAPSVIPSRINRSIPRELTEAEIETTIEDFVRCAELAALAGFDGVEVMGSEGYLLNQFTVTRTNQRTDAWGGSVENRHRLPVEIVRRMRERLGVGFLIMFRISAIDLVEDGADAHEVAQLARAVEAAGADILNTGIGWHEARIPTIAFVVPRAAWRFAAARLKRVVTIPVVASNRINAPDVAESLLASGDADLVSMARPFLADPAFMHKAAEGRADEINTCIACNQACLDYVFSDRPATCLVNPRAGHELTFAEIKPSTVRRRIAVVGAGVAGLTCAVTAAEQGHHVTLFEAADAIGGQINYARQVPGKQEFNELLRYYQRRLEVLGVALQLGEKPDAGRLVAGKFDRIVIATGVRPRVPDIPGITHPKVVSYPEVFSGRVVPGQRVVVIGAGGIGFDLAEFLCHPPPDAQAAQDTVQQFQNAWGVDTSPDAHGGLKAPAPAQPFRRVTLVQRKPDKPGRRLGLTTGWALKATLQRYGVEMLAGCHYERIDDAGLHLTMNNQARVLAADTIVLCAGQETERSLFEALCALGVTPDLIGGANEAAELDALHAINQGMRCALQM, encoded by the coding sequence ATGAGTGCCCTCCATTTCCCCACGCTCTTTTCCCCGTTACAGGTAGGCGCGCATGTGTTGAAAAATCGCGCCATCATGGGCTCCATGCATTTGCGCCTGGAAACCATGGATCGCCCTCTGCAACGCCAAGCGATGTTTTATGCCGAGCGCGCCCGCCACGGCGTTGCCTTGATGGTGACGGGTGGTTTTTCTCCCAGCGCTGAGGGGCTGCTGGAAGAAGGCGGTCCATTATTGGCTGACCCTGAGCAGGCAGAAAAATTGCGTGGCATTACCGAGGCCGTGCATGCCGAAGGCGGACGTATTTTGTTGCAGATATTGCATGCCGGCCGCTATGCGCGAATTCCTTCACCTGTCGCTCCGTCGGTTATTCCATCGCGCATTAACCGCAGTATTCCACGCGAATTGACCGAGGCTGAAATAGAAACCACGATAGAAGATTTCGTGCGCTGCGCTGAGCTCGCTGCGCTGGCTGGTTTTGATGGTGTGGAAGTGATGGGTTCGGAAGGCTATTTACTCAACCAATTCACGGTTACGCGCACCAATCAGCGCACCGATGCGTGGGGTGGCAGCGTTGAAAACCGGCATCGGTTGCCGGTTGAAATTGTCCGCCGCATGCGCGAGCGCTTGGGTGTTGGTTTTTTGATCATGTTTCGCATCTCGGCAATAGACTTGGTCGAAGACGGCGCCGATGCGCATGAAGTCGCGCAGCTTGCACGCGCGGTTGAGGCGGCGGGGGCTGATATTTTGAATACCGGCATCGGCTGGCATGAGGCGCGCATCCCCACCATTGCGTTTGTGGTTCCCCGTGCGGCGTGGCGCTTTGCCGCAGCGCGTCTTAAGCGCGTGGTGACTATCCCCGTGGTGGCCTCCAACCGCATCAACGCACCGGACGTTGCGGAAAGCTTGCTCGCCAGCGGTGACGCTGATTTGGTATCGATGGCGCGACCATTTCTCGCCGATCCTGCCTTCATGCACAAAGCAGCGGAAGGGCGTGCCGATGAAATCAATACATGCATTGCTTGTAATCAGGCGTGCCTGGATTATGTTTTTTCGGATCGTCCGGCGACCTGCCTGGTGAACCCGCGTGCAGGCCATGAACTGACGTTTGCGGAAATCAAACCGTCTACTGTTCGACGTCGTATCGCGGTGGTGGGTGCGGGGGTTGCGGGGCTGACGTGTGCTGTTACGGCAGCCGAACAAGGCCATCACGTCACGTTATTTGAAGCGGCTGACGCTATTGGCGGGCAAATTAACTATGCGAGGCAAGTGCCAGGAAAGCAGGAGTTTAACGAGCTGTTGCGCTATTACCAGCGGCGGTTAGAGGTTTTGGGTGTGGCATTGCAGCTGGGTGAAAAACCCGATGCTGGTCGGTTGGTTGCGGGCAAGTTCGATCGCATTGTGATCGCCACGGGTGTGCGTCCGCGTGTGCCTGATATTCCGGGCATTACGCACCCTAAAGTGGTGAGCTATCCGGAGGTTTTTTCCGGGCGGGTGGTGCCGGGTCAGCGCGTGGTGGTTATTGGTGCCGGTGGTATCGGTTTCGATCTGGCGGAATTTCTCTGTCATCCGCCGCCGGACGCACAGGCCGCGCAAGACACGGTCCAGCAGTTTCAAAACGCCTGGGGCGTCGATACTTCACCCGATGCGCACGGCGGGTTAAAGGCGCCAGCCCCAGCGCAACCCTTCCGGCGCGTGACCTTGGTGCAACGCAAACCCGATAAACCCGGCCGCAGGCTGGGACTCACAACCGGCTGGGCACTGAAAGCAACCTTGCAACGCTATGGTGTCGAGATGCTCGCTGGCTGTCACTACGAGCGCATTGACGATGCGGGCTTACACCTCACCATGAACAACCAGGCACGGGTGCTGGCCGCCGATACCATCGTGCTTTGCGCAGGACAAGAAACGGAGCGCAGTTTGTTTGAAGCCTTATGTGCGTTAGGTGTAACGCCCGATTTGATTGGTGGGGCAAATGAAGCCGCGGAGCTGGATGCCTTGCATGCGATCAATCAGGGAATGCGCTGTGCGCTGCAAATGTAA